From a region of the Thermus caldifontis genome:
- the tatC gene encoding twin-arginine translocase subunit TatC: protein MKEAPLVEHLEELRTRILWSLLAWVVGTGVAWSFRVQLLEWLKRPLDLAAKQNNIQVNLIVLDITEPFLVSLKVAAFGGLVLALPFIVYQVWAFIAPGLYEHEKRLAGPFLLGAGFSFALGALFAYYGFLPFAIPFLLGFLGGVITPQISIGRYMGQVLMMMTVMGLVFEMPVVSYLLARLGILSSAFLARNWRIAVVLLLTLAAVITPTVDVVSLAIVTGPLLVLYWISVVVARVAERARPKEEAA, encoded by the coding sequence TTGAAGGAAGCACCCCTGGTTGAACACCTCGAGGAGCTCCGGACCCGCATCCTCTGGTCCCTGTTGGCCTGGGTGGTGGGCACGGGGGTGGCCTGGAGCTTCCGGGTCCAGCTCCTGGAGTGGCTGAAGAGGCCTTTGGACCTGGCGGCCAAGCAGAACAACATTCAGGTGAACCTCATCGTCTTGGATATCACCGAGCCCTTCTTGGTCTCCTTGAAGGTGGCGGCCTTTGGAGGGCTCGTTCTGGCCCTGCCATTTATCGTCTACCAGGTCTGGGCCTTCATCGCCCCCGGGCTTTACGAGCACGAGAAGCGTTTGGCGGGGCCCTTTTTGCTGGGGGCTGGGTTTAGCTTTGCCTTAGGAGCCCTTTTCGCCTACTACGGCTTCCTGCCCTTCGCCATCCCCTTCCTCCTGGGTTTTCTGGGGGGTGTCATCACCCCGCAGATCTCCATCGGCCGCTACATGGGCCAGGTTCTCATGATGATGACCGTCATGGGCCTGGTCTTTGAGATGCCGGTGGTGAGCTACCTGCTGGCCCGGCTCGGCATCCTTTCCTCGGCCTTTTTGGCCCGCAACTGGCGGATCGCCGTGGTCCTCCTCCTTACCCTGGCGGCGGTCATCACCCCCACGGTGGACGTGGTTTCCTTGGCCATCGTCACCGGGCCTCTTCTGGTCCTGTATTGGATTTCCGTGGTGGTGGCCCGGGTAGCGGAGCGGGCTAGGCCTAAAGAGGAAGCCGCTTGA